GCCAACTCCCGGCAGGCCGAGGGAGTCGCGGGAAGCTGGGCCTCGGCGCGGATGAGGTCGCTGTTCGCCACCGACCCGATCCGTGTCCGGCCGGGCCGTCCGGACGGCGACCCGGCCGGGGCCTGGGCCCGGCGGACGCTGGACACTCCGGCGATCTGTGTCCGTCGCGCCGACGGCCCCTGGGACGTTGCCGTGCCCGTGCGGTTCGCCGACTGGATCGCCGGTTCGCTGGCGCCGCCGCCCAGCCTCGATGATCTCGACTATCACCTCACCACACTGTTCCCCCCGGTACGCCCGCGCGGGTACCTGGAGGTGCGGTACCTGGACACGCAGGCGGGGCAGGCCTGGGTCGTGCCCGCTCTGCTGCTCATCGCGTTGTTCGCCCGGCCGGAGACGGTGGCGCGGGCGGCAGAGCTGGCCGCCCCGGTCGCCCGCCGCTGGGTGCCCGCAGCGCGGGACGGGCTGGCCGATCCGCCGTTGGCCCGAGCGGTCCCGAAGCTGCTGGACCTGGGCTGCGCCGCGCTGAGCGGGCTCGACCTGCCCGCCGACCTGCTCGCCGAGATCGTCGAGGTCGCTCAGCGACGCGCGGTGGGGGCGGCACTGGACTTCGGAGAGGACGGGGCATGACGACGACGGACTTCTTCACCACGGGCGAGGACGTCCTGCGTGCGGCGATCGCGGCCGAACTCGACCGCACCCGACGACGGAGCCTCGCGCTGACCGACAGCGTCGACGACGCCGACCTCACCCGCCAGCACTCGCCGCTGATGTCCCCGCTTGTGTGGGACCTCGCCCACATCGGCAATCAGGAGGAGCTCTGGCTCGTTCGCGACGTGGGCGGCCTCGTCCCGCTCCGCAGCGACATCGACGAGCTGTACGACGCCTTCCAACATGCCAGGGCGGATCGTCCGGCACTGCCGCTGCTGAGCCCCGCGGAGGCACGGGGCTATGTGCGCGGCGTTCGGGAGAAGACACTGGACGTGCTGGACCGCACGCCGCTGCGCGGCCGACGGCTGGTGGCCGACGGATTCGCCTTCGGCATGATCGTCCAGCACGAGCAGCAGCACGACGAGACGATGCTGGCCACCCATCAGCTCCGTACAGGCGAGCCGGTGCTGCACGCCCCGGCGCCGCCGCCGTCGATCCTCCCGCCCACGGCGCGCGAGGTCCTCATTCCCGGCGGCCCCTTCACCATGGGCACCGACTCCGACCCGTGGGCACTGGACAACGAACGGCCCGCGCACACCGTGCTGGTGGACTCCTTCTATCTCGACGCTGCTCCCGTGACCAACGCCGCCTACGCCGAGTTCATCGCCGAGGGCGGCTATGACCGTCGGGAGTGGTGGACCGAGGCGGGCTGGGCCCATCGGCAGCAGGCCGAGCTGCGGGCGCCGTTGTTCTGGGAACGCGACTCCGACGGCACCTGGTGGCGTCGCCGCTTCGGGGTGACCGAGCCGGTGCCCGCCGAGGAGCCGGTCGTCCACGTCTGCCTGCACGAGGCCGAGGCCTATGCCCGCTGGGCCGGTCGGCGGCTGCCCACCGAGGCGGAGTGGGAGAAGGCCGCTCGGCACGATCCCGTCACCGGGCGATCCCGGCGCTATCCGTGGGGCGACGAGGCACCGACCGAGCACCACGCCAATCTCGGCCAGCGCCACCTGAGCCCGGCACCCGTCGGCGCGTATCCCCAGGGCACCACCCCGGCCGGGGTGCACCAGCTCGTCGGCGACGTCTGGGAATGGACGTCCTCGACCTTCACCGCTCATCCCGGCTTCGCTGCCTTCCCCTATCGCGAGTACTCCGAGGTGTTCCTCGACGGCGGATATCAGGTGCTGCGCGGTGGTTCCTTCGGCACGGACACGTCGATGGCGCGCGCCTCCTTCCGCAACTGGGACCATCCGATCCGCAGGCAGATCTTCGCGGGCTTCCGATGCGCCAGGGACGCCGCACGGGCGGAGCGATCCTGAGTGTGTCGTCATCTGGCTTATCTCGGCCCGCCCGTGTCCTTGGCCGAGTTGATGTTCGACGGTGCCAACTCCCTGGCACGGCAGGCCTGGGCGCCGACGATGATGCGCCAAGGCGGCACCGTCAACGTGGACGGCTTCGGGGTCGGCTGGTTTCCCACCGTCCCGGCGAAGCCGGGCGCAGCGGGTGTTGTGCCGGCGGAGCCGGGCGCAGCGGGTGTTGTGCCGGCGGAGCCGGGCGCAGCAGAGACCGTCCCGGCGAAGCCGGGCGCAGCAGAGACCGCCCGCGCGAAGGAGTGTGCAGGGGAGACCGTCGCGGCGGAGGCAGGCACGGCGCCTGTCGCTCGCCCGGTCGACTCGCCGCTGCGCTATCGGCGTACCGGGCCCGTCTGGAACGACCACGGCTTCGCCGAGATCGCCACGGTGGTCCGGACGGGAGCCGCCATGGCCGCCGTCCGCTCGGCGACCGTCGGGATGCCGATCAGCGAGGAGGCCTGCGCGCCCTTCCGGCACGGCCCGCTGCTGTTCAGTCACAACGGAGTGCTGCCAGGCTGGCCCGGCTGCGCGACGGGGCTCGTCGAGGGGCTGTCCCCTGCGGCGCTGCTGACGGCGAGGGCCACGGACTCCGCACTGCTGTGGGTTCTGCTGCGTGCCAGACTCGATGCGGGCCAAGCCCCTGCCGACGCGGTGCGCGACCTGGTCGGCGAGGTGGGCGCCTCGGTACCGGGGGCGCGGCTGAACCTGCTGCTCACCGATGGTGTGACGGTCATCGCCACCACCTGGACGCACTCGCTCTTCGTGCAGCACGCTCCCGGTCGCCTCGTGGTGGCCTCCGAGCCGCTGGACGAGGACGAGGGCTGGGCCGAAGTGCCGGACGCACGACTGCTCGTCGCCACCCGTGACGGGGTCGAGATCACGCCGATACACCCGATATCGGTGCCATCGAGAGGATGACCGTGAACATTCCGCACATCGACGTACACCTCGACGAGGCCGCGGCGGCAGGCGGCCTGCGCGCCGAGGTCGCCGAGGGCCTGACCGCTGCCGAGCGCAGGCTCTCCTCGATGTGGCTGTACGACGCGCGGGGCAGCGAGCTCTTCGAGGAGATCACCCGGCTGCCGGACTACTACCCGACGCGCTCCGAGCGCGCCGCGTTGCAGGGTGCGGCGATGGACATCGCCGAGATCGTCGTGGCGGACACGCTGATCGAGCTGGGCTCCGGAGCCGCGGAGAAGACCCGGCTGCTGCTCGACGCCATGGGAAAACAGGGCGCGCTGCGGCGTTTCGTGCCCTTCGACGTCTCGACGACCGCGTTGCGGGAGTCGGCCTCGGAGATCGCCGCCGACTATCCCGATCTCGAGGTGCACGGGATCGTCGGCGACTTCACGCGCCACCTGGGCACCCTGCCCGACGGTGAACGACGGCTTCTCGCGTTTCTCGGCGGCACGATCGGCAACCTGCTGCCCGCCGAGCGGTCGGCCTTCCTGACCGAGGCCAGAGCGGTGCTGCGTCCGGGCGAGTGGCTGCTGCTGGGCACCGATCTCGTGAAGCCGACCAAGACCCTGATCGCGGCCTATGACGACCCGCAGGGAGTGACGGCCGAGTTCAACCGCAACGTGCTGCGGGTGCTCAACCGCGAGCTGGACGCCGATTTCGATCTCGGGCTCTTCGCTCACGTCGCGCACTGGGACCCGGACCAGGAGTGGATCGAGATGCGCCTGCGGGCGACGGAGGCGTCCACCGTGCACATCGGAGCGCTGGACCTGACGATCGACTTCTCGGCGGGCGAGGAGATCCGGACCGAGGTGTCGGCCAAGTTCCGGCCCGACGGCGTGGCGGCCGAGCTGCGGGCCGCGGGATTCCGACTCCATCGACAGTGGACCGACCCGGCGGACCGGTTCGCGGTCAGCCTGGCCGAGGCGGAGTAGTCCTCCCCGCCGCCTGCCCTGCTGCCCCGCGACGGGCTCGGAGTCACCCGAGGACGGTGCAGGCTCCGAGCCCGTTCGCGGGTCGGCGAACCGAGGCCTGCGGCGCGCCGCAGGCTTTTCGACGACGGGGCGCCGCAAGCCGCCTGCGGACGGCAGTCCCGAGCGCCGCTCGGCGGTTCTGGCGTGAGATGTCCTCCTCCCGCAGTGTCCTGCGGTGTCCCGCGGGCTTCGCGGCGAACGGTCAGCAGGTGGCGAGCATGCCCTCCAACGCGGCGGCCTCGTCCTCGGTGACGGTGAGTTCGTAGAGGTGCTTCACCGCGATCCAGTCCTCGGCGTAGACGCAGTGATACGACTCGGCGGGCGGCAGCCAGTCGGCCGGGGTCTGGTCGCCCTTCGAGCGGTTCGACGAGGCCGACACCGCGAGGAGCTGCGGCGAGTCCAGATCGTTGGCGAAGGCCTCCCGGCGGTCCTCGTCCCAGTCCGCGGCACCGCTGCGCCACGCGGCGGCCAGCGGCACCGTGTGATCGATGTCGAGATCGCCCGCCTCGGTGAACTCCTGGTCGTCGTACACGCTGATCCAGGTGCCCGACTGCGGCCGACACTGGTCGTCGGCGACGACGTCGGTGCCGTCGCGCTCCAGCACGACCTCGCGCGTGTTGCAGTTGTCGCCATGACTCGACCAGTGCGGGAAGCGCTCGCGGGAGTAGCCGGTCATCGGTCCCTCCGGCGCCACGGTGAGCTCGGCGAGCTGCCGTGGCGCGTCGGAGTCTCCGGTGCCCGCGCCGCCCTCGGTGTCCTGCCCGCCCGCATCGGCGGCGTCCTGGCCCGCCGACTCGGACACGGCCGGTTCGTCTAACGCGCTGGACAGGTCGGCGGCGATCTCGGAGCAGCCTGCCAGGGCGATCGACGCCGTCGCCAGCACTGCCGCGAGGCGGGACAGACCGCGCGGTGACCGGCGATGGAGGCGTTCCGGGTCCCGCAGCGCGGGGTGCGGGCGGGTGGCGTGCGTCATGTCTTCCTCGCAGAACGTGAGTGCCGACGGATCGTCCGAGCCGGTGAGCCGCAGCCGATCGACGGCGGGTTCGGACCGTCTCGCCGCTGCTCATCCACGGGGAAACCCTAGTCGGTCGCGACCTGTTCGCGATCACCATAACGAGCGGAGAATCAGCGGCCACGCCGACGAACCCGTGACGGTGAGTAGCATCGCCCGCCGCGTCCGGCGGCCTGAGCGCGCCGTCGCTCCGCCTGGGCCGCAGGCCGGTCGTCCAGCCGAGTCACCGTGGTCGACGCCGACCGTCGAGCGGGACCGTCGAGCGGGACCGTCGAGCGGGACCGTCGAGCACGATCGGTGAGCCCCGGCAGCGCGCTGCCGATTGCCGACACGGCCCGCCCCGCCTTCCTCCCCGCCTGCCTCCGCCGCGTTCCTTGGCGGCGACGGCGGCCCGCCACGACGAGGCATCGTGCGACGCACCGAATCGATTCGCTCGAGCCGAGCAGGCTACTAGTCGGGCAGGCTCGGGCGAGGGCGCACGATCGGTTCGGAGGCCGGTGGTCCTCGGCGCATGTTGGCGGGGATCGGGCTCCCGCGTGCGATCGGCGGCCCGGAGTTCGTCGCGCCTGCTCGGTCGTGGTGCCACGTCGTCACGCGCGTCGGGCAGCGTGCCTGCGGTGCGGTGCGAATGATTGCGAGGTCGACTTCCTTTTCGGGAATTACCTGCACCGCTGATCGTTGGTTCTGTACTATGGTGACGGCAGGAGAGCCGAGTGGGCCTGGGGAGGCGCACGGTGTCGGTTCTTTCTGGGGAGCGGAACAATAGGGGGAATGACCATGAGCGAGCCTGCCTGACGGCTGATCCGCCGTGATTCACGGTGTGCCGATGTCACCGGTCGGGCCGCCGACGTGTGTCGGCGACTGCCGCCGAGCCGTGTCCTGGCAACCAGGGCAGGCTGCTGCCGGAATGCGCGGACGTCCTTGGTGTAGCTCGTCATCGCGGATTCGGGCGAATCCGGCATGGTCCTGCCGTCGTCATTCTGACGGGGTGGCGAATACCGAGTCTCTCTCGCAGGTAATGCGGGTCGGTATTCGTCGAGTGAATTCTTGCAGTTTACTGGGGAGTAGACATGACCGAAATCGTCGAGCTGGTCTCGAACGTCGACGCCGACCTAGCCGAGATGTCGCAGGTCGTCGACGTCACCCGCGCCTCGGCACGCACCGAGCTCACCAAGTTCCGCGATCCGCTGCGGATTCCGCCGGTACTGCGCCCGGAAGGCGGCGAGCTGGTGACGGTGGTCCAGCGGGCCACCTGGGTGCGACTGCACTCGGAGCTGCCGCCGACCCGCGTCTGGACCTATGACGGTCACCTGCCTGGTCCGACGTTCGACGTCCGGCGCGGGCAGCGGGTGCGCGTGGCGTGGACGAATGAGATCGAGGGGCCGTTCCCGGTGACGGCGGTGGACGTGCCGCTGCCGCAGCCCGGCGAGCCGTCGCCCTCCGACGAGCCCGGCCGCAGCGGCGGCCTGCCGATCCCCGAGGTCACGCAGTTGCCGCCCTGGACCGTCGTACACCTGCACGGCGCCGTCACTGCGGCGGGCAACGACGGCTGGGCGGACAACGGAGTCCTGCCGGGGGAGGCGCAGATCTGCGAGTACCGCAACGATCAGCCTGCGATGACCCTCTGGTACCACGATCACGCCATGATGATCACCCGGTGGAACGTCTACGCCGGACTGCTCGGCATGTATCTGCTCCGGGACGAGGAGGAGGACGCGCTGAACCTGCCGTCGGGCGATCAGGAGGTCCCGCTGATCATCTGTGATCGCAATCTCGACGTCGACGAGAAGGGCGCGCTCACCGGGGCGCTGGTGCACAAGACGGTCGAGGAGCGTGGCTTCAGCGGTCCCTTCACCCTGGTCAACGGGGTCATCTGGCCGCATCTCGACGTCGAGCGTCGCTGGTACCGGTTCCGGGTGCTCAACGCCTCCAACGCCAGGACCTTCACGTTGTCGCTGCGTGACGAGCGGGGCGAGCCGATCACCGGAACGGCGTGGCAGATCGGGACCGACAGCGGCCTGCTGCCCGCGCTTCTCCCGCTGCCCGCGGCGGGCCTGGTGATGGCGCCTGCCGAGCGCGTCGACCTGCTGATCGACTTCAGCGTCTTCGCGGGCCGCAGGCTCCGACTGGTCAACGCGGCCGCGAATCCCGGCCCGAACCCGGAGATCATGGAGTTCCGCGTCGGTCGGCGACGGGTCACCTCGGACTTCCGCCGTCCGACGACCGTCTCCGGGTCCTACGTCCGGTTGCGACACGATGAGCACGGCCACGAACACGGGCGCCGACTGCTGGTGCTGGCCAACGGGACCAGCGGACACGGCGAGCTGTGGGAGATGCACCGGCTGGACCCGAAGCACGATCACATCCCGGAGTTCGACGGCGTCACCGTGCACGACGGCTACGTGCAGGTACAGGATGCTCGCGGCGAGGTCGTCACCTATCACCGGATGTCCAGGGTGTTCGAGGACACGGTGAACTGGTTCGTCCGGCAGGACAGCTGGGAGCAGTGGGACATCCTGAATCTGACCGGGCCCACCCACCCCATCCACGTCCACCTGGTGCGCTTCCAGGCCGTCGACCGAGTGCGGTTCGACATCGGCGGCTTCGATCAGGCGCGCGGCGGCACGGCGACGCCGGTGCGATACGTGGCGGACGGGGCGCTGCTGCCGGACGAGCGGGGCTGGAAGGACACCATCCGCGTCGGCTCGACGGAGCTGGTCTCCATCCTGTCCCACTTCACCGGTTCGACCGGGCGGTACATGTATCACTGCCATCTGCTGGAGCACGAGGACATGGGCATGATGCGGCCCTTCGTGGTGGCGCCCGATCCGGTCGTCACCCTGATGGAGAAGCTGCACGGCCACGGCGGGGACCACGGCGATCACGGAACGGTGCGCCGACGCATCGCGTCGTAGCGGCCCGGTCCGCTCGACGACGGCGAACCCCTATTCCGCGTCCGGCCGTCGTCATCCGTGCGAGTGATCACTCTGTAGTGGGTAGCGGCGAGGTCCGCTGTGGACTCCGCCGACCCCTTCGATCAGGACGAGACGGATCAGACCAGCTCAGCGCCGGATCAGTGATCCTTTATCCCGGACGGAGGTTTTTCTGTATCCATTCGGCTGCGACACGAGCCAACCTCCAGGACTGGTGCTTACGGTGCAACGATGGATCATTCGTCTGGGGGAACTGCGTTATCGCGTAGGCAGCTGATCGGCATCGGCGCGGGCACCGCCGCAGCGCTGCTCACGGCTGCGGCGCCTGGCGCGTCGGCCGCACAGCGGGCCGTCGACCCGGCCGGGCCGACGGTCGACGCCGCAGCGGCGGCCGCGCCCTCGGAGCCGGTCTCGGCGCACCCGGTTCACTCCGTCGTCGGAGTGGACCGGTCTGTCGTGCTGCCCAGGACCGTCGGAGACGAGACCCCCACGACGGAATTGACGAAGTTCCTGGACCCCATGCCCGTCCCGCCGGTGCTGCGCCCGGCCGAGGGCGAGCTGACGACCATCGTCAAACAGGTCGCGCAGACCCGCCTGCACTCCGAACTGCCTCCGACCACCGTCTGGACCTACGACGGCCACTTCCCCGGCCCGACCATCGAGGTCCGCCGGGGGCGGCGAGTACTGCTGGCCTGGCGCAACGGGATCGAGGGCGCCTTCCCGGTGACGGCCGTCGACGTCCCGCTGCCCGAGGAGGGGGAGCCCTCGCCATCGGATCTGCCAGGCAGAGGCGGCGGCACCCCGATCCCCGAGGTCGCTCGACTGCCTGCGTGGTCGGTGACCCATCTGCACGGTGGTGTCGTCGCGGCAGGCAGTGACGGCTGGGCCAACAACGCGGTGCTGTCGGGGGAGAGCCAGCTCTGCGAGTATCCGAACCAGCAGCCCGCGGCGATGCTCTGGTACCACGACCACGCGATGATGATCACGCGGTGGAACGTGTACGCGGGGCTGGTGGGCACCTACCTCATCCGCGACGACGAGGAGGACGCCCTCCGGCTTCCCTCGGGCGACCGGGAGATTCCGCTGGTGATCGCCGATCGCAATCTCGACGTCGCCGACGACGGCTCGCTGACGGGGGCGCTCCTGCACAAGACCGTCGCACAACGTGCGTTCACCGGTCCGTTCACCCTGGTCAACGGGGTGATCTGGCCGCATCTGGCGGTGGGGGCGTGCTGGTATCGCTTCCGGGTGCTCAACTCGTCCAACGCCCGCACCTACCGGCTCGCGCTCCAAGACGAGTCCGGTTCCCCGATCACCGGGGCGGCCTGGCAGATCGGCACCGACAGCGGCCTCCTCCCCGAACCGGTGGAGATCCCGGCCGACGGGCTGATCATGGCGCCTGCCGAGCGTGCCGATCTGCTCATCGACTTCGGACCGTGGCGGGGACGCACGGTGCGGCTGATGAACACCGGCGGCACCCCGGTCCACCCCGAGGTCATGGAGTTCCGGGTCGAGACGCGGCGCGCGGTCGACCGCTTCCGGCTGCCCGCCGAGACCTCCCGGTCGTACGAGCGGCTGCCGGGTCCGCACACTGCGGCACGACATCGGCTGCTGATCCTCGCCAACGGCCCCACCGGCCACGGACAGCTCTGGGAGATGCGACGACTGGACCCGGCGCACGATCACATCCCCGACTTCGACGGCGTCACGGTGCACGACGGATTCGTGCAGGTACAGGGGCCGGACGGCGAGGTGGTCACCTACCGACGACTCTGTCGGGTGTTCGAGGACACGGTGAACTGGTTCGTCCGCCACGACGACTGGGAGGACTGGCACATGCTGAGCCTCGCCGCGCCGACGCATCCCATGCACCTGCATCTGGTGCGCTTCCAGGCGTTGGCGCGAGACCACTACGTGGTGACCGAGACCGTGCCGGGGGAGGACGGCAGGCCCGTCGTGATCGGCGGCTTCGACGAGAGTCGGGGCGGCACGCTCACCCCGATCCGGTACGAGCAGTCGGGCACCCTGCTGCCCGATGAGCTGGGCTGGAAGGACACGGTCCGGGTGGCCAGGGGAGAAGAGGTCACCATCATGGCGCGGTTCGAAGGCTCCACCGGGCAGTACATGTATCACTGCCATCTGCTGGAACACGAGGACATGGGCATGATGCGGCCCTTTGTGGTGGCGCCCGAGCCGGTGGTGACGCTCATGGAGCAGCTCCACGGCGACGGCGGGCACGGCCACGGCGGTCACTGATCGTCCGAGGGCGGGGCTCGTCGTTCCCCGACCGGAGAGGGCGGCCCGGTCAGCGCCGCCGGACCAGACGTCGCTTGGCCAGGACGCCGACAGGCCCGGACGCCGAGACGTCCGGGCCTGTCGGGTGCCGTGAT
The Actinoalloteichus fjordicus DNA segment above includes these coding regions:
- a CDS encoding class II glutamine amidotransferase domain-containing protein, encoding MCRHLAYLGPPVSLAELMFDGANSLARQAWAPTMMRQGGTVNVDGFGVGWFPTVPAKPGAAGVVPAEPGAAGVVPAEPGAAETVPAKPGAAETARAKECAGETVAAEAGTAPVARPVDSPLRYRRTGPVWNDHGFAEIATVVRTGAAMAAVRSATVGMPISEEACAPFRHGPLLFSHNGVLPGWPGCATGLVEGLSPAALLTARATDSALLWVLLRARLDAGQAPADAVRDLVGEVGASVPGARLNLLLTDGVTVIATTWTHSLFVQHAPGRLVVASEPLDEDEGWAEVPDARLLVATRDGVEITPIHPISVPSRG
- a CDS encoding HNH endonuclease family protein, which gives rise to MTHATRPHPALRDPERLHRRSPRGLSRLAAVLATASIALAGCSEIAADLSSALDEPAVSESAGQDAADAGGQDTEGGAGTGDSDAPRQLAELTVAPEGPMTGYSRERFPHWSSHGDNCNTREVVLERDGTDVVADDQCRPQSGTWISVYDDQEFTEAGDLDIDHTVPLAAAWRSGAADWDEDRREAFANDLDSPQLLAVSASSNRSKGDQTPADWLPPAESYHCVYAEDWIAVKHLYELTVTEDEAAALEGMLATC
- the egtD gene encoding L-histidine N(alpha)-methyltransferase: MTVNIPHIDVHLDEAAAAGGLRAEVAEGLTAAERRLSSMWLYDARGSELFEEITRLPDYYPTRSERAALQGAAMDIAEIVVADTLIELGSGAAEKTRLLLDAMGKQGALRRFVPFDVSTTALRESASEIAADYPDLEVHGIVGDFTRHLGTLPDGERRLLAFLGGTIGNLLPAERSAFLTEARAVLRPGEWLLLGTDLVKPTKTLIAAYDDPQGVTAEFNRNVLRVLNRELDADFDLGLFAHVAHWDPDQEWIEMRLRATEASTVHIGALDLTIDFSAGEEIRTEVSAKFRPDGVAAELRAAGFRLHRQWTDPADRFAVSLAEAE
- a CDS encoding glutamate-cysteine ligase family protein — translated: MTLSQSPPSEAVGAARIRSRVEAEAYVASVCFKHGPPALAGVELEWTVHHRADPRRPLDLRELASALGAHAPTTLVPDSPHLPLPSGSAVTVEPGGQVEISCLPQRSPRRLVEIVDGDIALLVDLLGSRDLRLGTRGIDPWRSPTRLLHTPRYDAMERAFDRIGPGGKTMMCNTAGLQVCLDAGEVEQAPLRWSALHALGPVFIAAFANSRQAEGVAGSWASARMRSLFATDPIRVRPGRPDGDPAGAWARRTLDTPAICVRRADGPWDVAVPVRFADWIAGSLAPPPSLDDLDYHLTTLFPPVRPRGYLEVRYLDTQAGQAWVVPALLLIALFARPETVARAAELAAPVARRWVPAARDGLADPPLARAVPKLLDLGCAALSGLDLPADLLAEIVEVAQRRAVGAALDFGEDGA
- a CDS encoding multicopper oxidase family protein, with the protein product MTEIVELVSNVDADLAEMSQVVDVTRASARTELTKFRDPLRIPPVLRPEGGELVTVVQRATWVRLHSELPPTRVWTYDGHLPGPTFDVRRGQRVRVAWTNEIEGPFPVTAVDVPLPQPGEPSPSDEPGRSGGLPIPEVTQLPPWTVVHLHGAVTAAGNDGWADNGVLPGEAQICEYRNDQPAMTLWYHDHAMMITRWNVYAGLLGMYLLRDEEEDALNLPSGDQEVPLIICDRNLDVDEKGALTGALVHKTVEERGFSGPFTLVNGVIWPHLDVERRWYRFRVLNASNARTFTLSLRDERGEPITGTAWQIGTDSGLLPALLPLPAAGLVMAPAERVDLLIDFSVFAGRRLRLVNAAANPGPNPEIMEFRVGRRRVTSDFRRPTTVSGSYVRLRHDEHGHEHGRRLLVLANGTSGHGELWEMHRLDPKHDHIPEFDGVTVHDGYVQVQDARGEVVTYHRMSRVFEDTVNWFVRQDSWEQWDILNLTGPTHPIHVHLVRFQAVDRVRFDIGGFDQARGGTATPVRYVADGALLPDERGWKDTIRVGSTELVSILSHFTGSTGRYMYHCHLLEHEDMGMMRPFVVAPDPVVTLMEKLHGHGGDHGDHGTVRRRIAS
- a CDS encoding multicopper oxidase family protein yields the protein MDHSSGGTALSRRQLIGIGAGTAAALLTAAAPGASAAQRAVDPAGPTVDAAAAAAPSEPVSAHPVHSVVGVDRSVVLPRTVGDETPTTELTKFLDPMPVPPVLRPAEGELTTIVKQVAQTRLHSELPPTTVWTYDGHFPGPTIEVRRGRRVLLAWRNGIEGAFPVTAVDVPLPEEGEPSPSDLPGRGGGTPIPEVARLPAWSVTHLHGGVVAAGSDGWANNAVLSGESQLCEYPNQQPAAMLWYHDHAMMITRWNVYAGLVGTYLIRDDEEDALRLPSGDREIPLVIADRNLDVADDGSLTGALLHKTVAQRAFTGPFTLVNGVIWPHLAVGACWYRFRVLNSSNARTYRLALQDESGSPITGAAWQIGTDSGLLPEPVEIPADGLIMAPAERADLLIDFGPWRGRTVRLMNTGGTPVHPEVMEFRVETRRAVDRFRLPAETSRSYERLPGPHTAARHRLLILANGPTGHGQLWEMRRLDPAHDHIPDFDGVTVHDGFVQVQGPDGEVVTYRRLCRVFEDTVNWFVRHDDWEDWHMLSLAAPTHPMHLHLVRFQALARDHYVVTETVPGEDGRPVVIGGFDESRGGTLTPIRYEQSGTLLPDELGWKDTVRVARGEEVTIMARFEGSTGQYMYHCHLLEHEDMGMMRPFVVAPEPVVTLMEQLHGDGGHGHGGH
- the egtB gene encoding ergothioneine biosynthesis protein EgtB — encoded protein: MTTTDFFTTGEDVLRAAIAAELDRTRRRSLALTDSVDDADLTRQHSPLMSPLVWDLAHIGNQEELWLVRDVGGLVPLRSDIDELYDAFQHARADRPALPLLSPAEARGYVRGVREKTLDVLDRTPLRGRRLVADGFAFGMIVQHEQQHDETMLATHQLRTGEPVLHAPAPPPSILPPTAREVLIPGGPFTMGTDSDPWALDNERPAHTVLVDSFYLDAAPVTNAAYAEFIAEGGYDRREWWTEAGWAHRQQAELRAPLFWERDSDGTWWRRRFGVTEPVPAEEPVVHVCLHEAEAYARWAGRRLPTEAEWEKAARHDPVTGRSRRYPWGDEAPTEHHANLGQRHLSPAPVGAYPQGTTPAGVHQLVGDVWEWTSSTFTAHPGFAAFPYREYSEVFLDGGYQVLRGGSFGTDTSMARASFRNWDHPIRRQIFAGFRCARDAARAERS